From the Macaca nemestrina isolate mMacNem1 chromosome 7, mMacNem.hap1, whole genome shotgun sequence genome, one window contains:
- the LOC105490004 gene encoding probable ribosome biogenesis protein RLP24, producing the protein MRIEKCYFCSGPIYPGHGMMFVRNDCKVFRFCKSKCHKNFKKKRNPRKVRWTKAFRKAAGKELTVDNSFEFEKRRNEPIKYQRELWNKTIDAMKRVEEIKQKRQAKFIMNRLKKNKELQKVQDIKEVKQNIHLIRAPLAGKGKQLEEKMVQQLQEDVDMEDAP; encoded by the exons ATGCGTATTGAGAAGTGTTATTTCTGTTCGGGGCCCATCTACCCTGGACACGGCATGATGTTCGTCCGCAACGATTGCAAG GTGTTCAGATTTTGCAAATCTAAATgtcataaaaactttaaaaagaagcgTAATCCTCGCAAAGTTAGGTGGACCAAGGCATTCCGGAAAGCAGCTGGTAAAGAGCTTACAGTG GATAATTCATTTGAATTTGAAAAACGTAGAAATGAACCTATCAAATACCAGCGAGAGCTATGGAATAAAACTA TTGATGCAATGAAGAGAGTTGAAGAGATCAAACAGAAACGCCAAGctaaatttataatgaacag attgaagaaaaataaagagctaCAGAAAGTTCAGGATATCAAAGAAGTCAAGCAAAACATCCATCTTATCCGAGCCCCTCTTGCAG gcAAAGGGAAGCAGTTGGAAGAGAAAATGGTACAGCAGTTACAAGAGGATGTGGACATGGAAGATGCTCCTTAA